One Methanoculleus sp. 7T genomic window carries:
- the polX gene encoding DNA polymerase/3'-5' exonuclease PolX, which produces MEKLSRMSNIEVAAVLYEVADLLEIKGVRFKPHAYRRAAQAIETLPEDIADVTREGRLDEVPGVGKGIAGKVREVVETGDLAYLSSLREELPEGVQELTRIEGIGPKKAIALSRELGIRTVDDLEAAAKAGRIRDLPGFGEKTEQNILASIRMSKTARERHLLGYILPIARDIERRLSSLDSVLRVSLAGSIRRKKETIGDVDILAASTRPDEVMEVFATLPGVSRVLARGTTKTSVVLATGVQVDLRVVEDKHFGAALQYFTGSKEHNIALRKLAIARNWRLNEYGLVDLATGRVVAGEDEAGVYRALDLPWIEPELREDRGEIEAARTGTLPGLVEYGSVRGDLHAHTRWSEGSHSIEEMAEAAQALGYEYIAICDHAETLHIARGLSPERLADQIREIERINREADGEFTVLAGTECNIGMDGRIDLPDSVLADLDVVVASVHSGFKQSEREMTERVATAMQNDHVDIIGHPTGRILLTREPYRIDLAAVFDAAAALGVLMEINAFPSRLDLSDVNCRQAREHGIRFSLGSDAHSRENLRYMEFGVATARRGWLAAEDIVNTRPLEDLRGVLRS; this is translated from the coding sequence ATGGAGAAACTATCTCGGATGAGCAACATCGAGGTCGCGGCGGTCCTCTACGAGGTCGCCGACCTCCTCGAGATCAAGGGCGTCCGGTTCAAGCCGCATGCCTACCGACGGGCGGCGCAGGCGATCGAGACCCTGCCTGAGGATATCGCCGACGTCACGCGGGAAGGCCGCCTCGACGAGGTCCCCGGCGTCGGGAAAGGTATCGCCGGAAAGGTCCGGGAGGTCGTCGAGACCGGCGATCTCGCCTACTTATCGTCTTTGCGTGAGGAACTCCCGGAGGGCGTGCAGGAACTCACCCGGATCGAGGGTATCGGGCCGAAGAAGGCGATCGCCCTCTCCCGGGAACTCGGGATCCGGACCGTCGACGACCTGGAGGCGGCGGCAAAAGCGGGCCGGATCCGAGACCTGCCCGGGTTCGGGGAGAAGACCGAGCAGAACATCCTTGCAAGCATCAGGATGAGCAAGACGGCGAGGGAGCGGCATCTCCTCGGTTACATCCTCCCCATCGCCCGGGATATCGAGCGCCGGCTCTCGTCGCTCGATTCGGTCCTGAGGGTGAGCCTCGCCGGCTCGATACGCCGCAAGAAGGAGACGATCGGGGATGTCGACATCCTGGCCGCCTCCACGCGCCCGGATGAGGTTATGGAGGTCTTCGCCACCCTCCCCGGGGTCTCGCGGGTCCTTGCCCGGGGGACGACGAAGACCTCGGTTGTGCTCGCGACCGGGGTTCAGGTCGACCTCCGGGTGGTGGAAGACAAGCATTTCGGGGCCGCTCTCCAGTACTTCACCGGGTCGAAGGAGCACAACATCGCCCTCCGGAAGCTCGCCATCGCGAGGAACTGGCGGTTGAACGAGTACGGGCTTGTGGACCTCGCAACCGGCCGCGTAGTCGCGGGCGAGGACGAGGCCGGAGTCTACCGGGCCCTCGACCTCCCTTGGATCGAGCCGGAACTCCGGGAGGACCGCGGCGAGATCGAGGCCGCACGAACCGGAACCCTCCCCGGCCTCGTCGAGTACGGGTCGGTCCGGGGCGACCTCCACGCCCACACCCGGTGGAGCGAGGGGTCTCACTCAATCGAGGAGATGGCGGAGGCGGCGCAGGCGCTCGGCTACGAGTATATCGCCATCTGCGACCATGCAGAGACCCTTCACATCGCCCGCGGCCTCTCCCCGGAACGCCTGGCCGACCAGATCCGCGAGATCGAGCGGATCAACCGGGAGGCCGACGGCGAATTCACCGTTCTTGCCGGCACCGAGTGCAACATCGGCATGGACGGTAGGATCGACCTCCCTGACAGCGTCCTTGCCGACCTCGACGTGGTGGTTGCGAGCGTCCACTCAGGGTTTAAGCAGTCCGAACGGGAGATGACGGAGCGTGTCGCCACGGCGATGCAGAACGACCACGTCGACATCATCGGCCACCCGACGGGCCGGATCCTTCTTACGCGCGAGCCCTACCGGATCGACCTCGCCGCGGTCTTCGACGCCGCAGCAGCGCTCGGCGTCCTCATGGAGATCAACGCGTTCCCAAGCAGGCTGGACCTCTCAGACGTCAACTGCCGTCAGGCCCGGGAACACGGCATCCGATTCTCGCTCGGCTCGGATGCGCACAGCCGCGAGAACCTCCGCTACATGGAGTTCGGCGTCGCGACCGCCAGGAGGGGGTGGCTTGCGGCGGAGGATATCGTCAACACCCGCCCGCTTGAGGACCTGAGGGGAGTCCTGCGTTCTTAA
- a CDS encoding FKBP-type peptidyl-prolyl cis-trans isomerase, which yields MAQAKEGDTVKVHYTGKLEDGTVFDTSTERDPLEFTIGEGEVISGFEQAVVGMAPGEKKTATIPPEEAYGPHRDDMTLTVDRDQFPEDIEPQPGQQLRVQQSDGRAAIVTISEVSESTVTLDANHPLAGRSLMFDIQLVDIVSAA from the coding sequence ATGGCACAGGCAAAAGAAGGCGATACCGTCAAGGTACACTACACCGGAAAGTTGGAGGACGGCACGGTCTTTGATACCTCCACCGAGAGGGACCCGCTTGAGTTCACCATCGGCGAGGGAGAGGTCATATCCGGGTTCGAGCAGGCCGTGGTCGGCATGGCGCCGGGGGAGAAGAAGACCGCCACAATTCCGCCCGAGGAGGCGTACGGCCCACACCGGGACGACATGACCCTGACGGTGGACCGGGATCAGTTCCCGGAGGATATCGAGCCCCAGCCGGGCCAGCAGCTCCGGGTCCAGCAGTCGGACGGGAGGGCGGCCATCGTCACCATCAGCGAGGTCTCCGAATCGACCGTGACGCTGGACGCCAACCACCCGCTGGCAGGACGGTCCCTGATGTTCGATATCCAACTTGTGGACATCGTCAGCGCCGCGTAA